A region of Paraburkholderia sp. BL23I1N1 DNA encodes the following proteins:
- a CDS encoding succinate dehydrogenase/fumarate reductase iron-sulfur subunit — protein MQPPVSDLLSVRVWRGAEDGAFESFEVPRRASQTVLDVVTHIQRSIDATLSYRFACRVGMCGSCAMTVNGRARWTCRTHVAKVLRHPRDVLEIAPLNHLPIVKDLAVDMTQFFDKWRDAKGFFAGNRDRNAPLERIDPASPERRAADAGIECIGCGVCYASCDVVGWKPDYLGPAALNRAWTLVNDSRDIQQAARHEAVATDAGCHACHTLGSCTERCPKALAPTASIAGLKRVGRFKGGAR, from the coding sequence ATGCAACCTCCTGTCAGCGACTTGCTGAGCGTGCGCGTGTGGCGCGGCGCCGAAGACGGCGCGTTCGAATCATTCGAGGTTCCGCGCCGCGCCAGTCAGACCGTGCTGGATGTCGTCACGCATATTCAGCGCAGCATCGACGCCACGTTGTCCTACCGGTTCGCGTGCCGGGTCGGGATGTGCGGCTCCTGCGCGATGACCGTCAACGGCCGTGCGCGCTGGACCTGTCGCACGCACGTAGCGAAGGTGCTGCGGCATCCGCGCGACGTGCTGGAAATCGCGCCGCTGAATCATCTGCCGATCGTCAAGGATCTTGCGGTCGACATGACGCAGTTCTTCGACAAATGGCGCGACGCCAAGGGCTTTTTCGCCGGCAACCGTGACCGCAACGCTCCACTCGAACGAATCGATCCGGCGTCGCCCGAACGGCGGGCGGCCGATGCGGGCATCGAGTGCATCGGCTGCGGCGTGTGCTATGCGAGTTGCGACGTGGTCGGATGGAAGCCGGACTATCTCGGACCGGCCGCGCTCAACCGCGCATGGACGCTCGTCAACGATAGCCGCGACATTCAACAGGCCGCTCGCCACGAGGCAGTTGCGACCGACGCGGGCTGCCACGCCTGTCACACCTTGGGCTCGTGCACCGAGCGCTGTCCGAAGGCGCTTGCGCCGACCGCCAGCATCGCCGGCCTCAAGCGTGTGGGACGCTTCAAGGGAGGCGCGCGATGA
- a CDS encoding 2-hydroxyacid dehydrogenase, whose translation MKPSLLVLIPLKDASRSSVEAAFDVVYAPDAARRAAAIAAHGETIRAVLTNGTNGLTAAEIDLMPRLEFVSALGAGYENLAIDHARSRGIVLVNGAGTNDHCVADHAFALLLAVVRDVPQLDQATREGAWRDTLPMRPNVSGKRLGIVGLGHIGEKVARRGAGFDMEIGYHNRKPRDGSPLRYFDSVLGLAQWCDFLVVATPGGAGTRHLIGKAVLDALGPDGFVVNVSRGSVVDTAALAAALTAGAIAGAALDVYEGEPHPPEALLTLRNVVLTPHVGGRSPEAITASVDNFLTNATRHFAGEAVLTPI comes from the coding sequence ATGAAGCCATCCTTGCTGGTGTTGATCCCCTTGAAAGACGCAAGCCGCAGCAGTGTCGAAGCCGCTTTCGACGTCGTCTACGCACCCGATGCCGCCCGGAGGGCCGCTGCGATCGCCGCGCATGGCGAGACGATCCGCGCCGTGCTGACCAACGGCACGAACGGGCTGACGGCCGCCGAAATCGACCTCATGCCGCGACTCGAGTTTGTCAGCGCGCTCGGCGCCGGCTATGAAAACCTCGCCATCGACCACGCGCGCTCGCGCGGCATCGTGCTCGTCAACGGCGCGGGCACGAACGATCATTGCGTGGCCGATCACGCGTTTGCCTTACTGCTTGCGGTGGTGCGCGATGTGCCCCAACTCGATCAGGCTACCCGCGAGGGCGCCTGGCGCGACACGTTGCCGATGCGGCCGAACGTGTCCGGTAAGCGGCTTGGCATCGTCGGGCTCGGCCATATCGGCGAGAAAGTCGCGCGGCGTGGCGCCGGGTTCGATATGGAAATCGGCTATCACAACCGCAAACCGCGTGACGGCTCGCCGCTGCGGTATTTCGACAGCGTGCTGGGCCTCGCGCAGTGGTGCGATTTTCTGGTGGTGGCGACGCCCGGCGGCGCCGGTACCCGTCATCTGATCGGCAAAGCGGTGCTGGACGCGCTCGGGCCGGACGGTTTCGTGGTCAACGTCTCTCGCGGCAGCGTGGTGGATACCGCTGCGTTAGCCGCAGCGCTCACGGCCGGCGCGATCGCCGGTGCGGCACTCGACGTCTATGAGGGCGAGCCGCATCCGCCCGAAGCCTTGCTGACGCTGCGCAACGTGGTCCTGACGCCGCATGTGGGCGGGCGCTCGCCGGAGGCGATTACGGCTTCGGTCGACAATTTCCTGACTAACGCGACGCGGCATTTTGCCGGTGAGGCGGTGTTGACGCCGATTTGA
- a CDS encoding GntR family transcriptional regulator: MSTLAFNPPALGGTRYKEVKSAILAALSAGEWKGGECIPSEKRLAERFGVSIGTLRKAIDELCAENILTRHQGLGTFVSMHQHDRHFFRFFRIVRRDGDKVYPVVTLIDFKKARASREVAATLGIETGARVFQFVNGLALHGKTVLIEHITVPDTHFPGLTEAKLRNRPNTLYNFYQDVFGINVVETDERVSVALANELESSLLGVKVGEPLLEIRRIAYSYHRNAVELRVSRLNTEEYEYIGARPGREEQR; encoded by the coding sequence ATGAGCACGCTCGCCTTCAATCCGCCCGCGCTGGGCGGCACGCGGTACAAGGAAGTCAAGAGCGCGATTCTGGCCGCGCTTTCGGCGGGCGAATGGAAAGGCGGCGAATGCATTCCTTCGGAGAAGCGGCTGGCCGAGCGGTTCGGCGTATCCATCGGCACGCTGCGCAAGGCCATCGACGAACTCTGTGCCGAGAACATTCTGACCCGTCATCAGGGTCTCGGGACCTTCGTGTCCATGCATCAGCACGACCGGCATTTTTTCCGTTTTTTTCGCATTGTCCGGCGCGATGGCGACAAGGTATATCCGGTTGTCACGTTGATCGATTTTAAAAAAGCGCGGGCATCCCGCGAGGTGGCGGCAACGCTCGGCATCGAAACCGGCGCACGCGTGTTCCAGTTCGTCAACGGCCTGGCGCTGCATGGCAAGACGGTCCTGATCGAACACATCACGGTGCCGGACACCCATTTTCCTGGCCTCACCGAGGCGAAACTGCGCAACCGGCCCAATACGCTCTACAACTTTTACCAGGATGTGTTCGGCATCAACGTGGTTGAAACCGACGAACGTGTGAGCGTCGCCTTGGCGAACGAACTGGAAAGCAGCCTGTTGGGCGTGAAGGTCGGTGAACCCTTGCTGGAGATCCGGCGGATCGCCTATTCGTATCATCGCAACGCCGTCGAACTGCGCGTTTCGCGGCTGAACACCGAAGAGTACGAGTACATCGGGGCCCGCCCAGGCCGCGAAGAACAGCGGTAG